The genomic segment TGACTACAGCCCAGTGCAGTGGCTCATCCAGTCCCTGAATGATCCCTGTGAATCAATTCCTGTGGCAGCTCAGAGCCTGTGCCTTGGCTTCCAAAAGCAGGACTGACTGGtttgcttgctgctgctgcagttgaGACTCTGGTTTTGTTTATCCCTTTTCTAAATCAGTCCTAAACAGAGTGATGCCTCAGCAAAGGAGCACCTGGGTTAGCAGATTTCACTAGCCACACATAGCCAGATGCTGAATTTAttctaaagaattttttttcttaacaacTTTCCACCTATAAAGAAAACTACTCTGGGATGATTTGACTTCCCAGAACTATGTATCTGAAGttcttatttaattttccattcaGCATCTGCTTTTCTCAACATTCTCAAAGGACATGTggtccccagctgcagctgttggCCACACTGTGaatgtttaaaaatgcagtgaTGTACTCAACGTTACAGAGGGAAGAGGGATGAAGTCTGGCATGAGAGAAGAGCTGACACTGGCACTGCAGTCCAGTCCAAAATGTTTAGGACACAGAGAGAGTGATGCACAGATATGACTTCAGTCTTTGACTAAAGGATCAGGAGGCAagagctttgcttttcttgctgGACATGTCATGAGGGTTTGGTGCATTTCTTGTGAGTTTACTGCAATACACAACATTACCAGAGATCTTTCTTTCAAATGCTGGGCAGTCAGTTGTtggttttccctcctcccaggaAAGTCAGTTAAGCAATGACCACAACACAATCAGAAGCTGAGGGTCATTTAAAATCGTCCAAAAATTCATTTCAGGTTTGCCTGGCAGGACAAGAACAGAAGGAAACTCTCAACCACTGTCTGCTATCCGTTCAGCGATCTGGATCTCTCTCCCTACATCTCCACATCGTGTAACAACAATACAGAGTACAGCTTGTGTGCTGTAGTGGTAAGCTTTGCCCTTCCTGCTTTTATTGGGAATGCCCTGGCTCATGGAGCAGATGAAGCCTGTGTTGGTTTGGACTGAATGTATAATGAATTATAATTTAATGTATGTTTTGTTGTACACTTTTTTCTACCAGCCGTGGACATAATCCAGTAACAGTACATAACTGAAGGACAGAGACattatttctccttcttccccaaCATCCCAGTTTTAAAAGAATGCTCTCCTGGCACATAATGCCTCTTCAGAGTAAACTTGCAGGCTGATCCAGCATGAATCCTGGTTTTAAATAAGGCCATAGCTCACAACAATGGGGTCCTCTTATAGTGTCCTGCATTAGGGCTAATAGTTGGATTGCAAATAtaactgcaaaataaataagcatGATCATCATCCATTAACTCTGGTTGAAAGAATTTATTTGAATTAACATTCCCTGCCCTAGGCCAAAAGGGGCTAGAACCCTCAGTGCCATCTTTTCCAAATGCATACATGAAACCATTGCCAGTTCCTAGCTTTGCCTGTAAGGAGACAGAACAGGAGTCTGGTTTTAACAGACTGTGTTGTTTGTTACAGAACCATGCTGGAGATCTGGATTATGGCCACTACACGGCCTTCTGCAAGCACTCAATCACCCAGCACTGGTACAGCTTTGATGATGCCCAGGTCACCAAGATCCCAGACTCTGCAGTGCAGGCTGACACAGCTTACCTCCTCTTCTACATCTCCCAAGGCTACTGACACCCTGTTAGTCTTGAAAAGGAACACTAGGTAGGGCAGCACCTAGAATTCACCAGCAGCATTAGCCAACTCCTGTTTCATCAATAAACTAGAGCATGTGCACCACTGATCAGCTGTTGTGGTCTTTCAGGAAGTGACTCCTAGAAAGGACAGTTACAGCCCTAAGCCATGACGGAATGTGCATCTGCTCCATGTGCACAAGGGCCAGGGCTGTTTTCCATGACACCCTTCTTGCACCCCTCAAAACAACATGGATGTTGAGCACACAGATGCACTTACCTGgaaattcttgtttttctgctggTTAAGCATAGTAGGTTGTTCTAAGCTGCCTTTCAGAAACTAACAGAAGGATACCAAAGTGAAAGCACACAACCAGACCAGACTGTGCTACAGAAGAGAGGATGGAGTGACCATTaatacagaagaaagaaaaaggcattgCTCTACTgatgtaatttttgtttctccagCACTTCAAACTTGTTTGCAACTTGCAAGCTTCTGGAAAACAATCAATATTGGCCTTAATTCCACCAGcaagacagacacagacagacaggtAAAAGCTCAGAATGTAAGACTTTTGAATGCCAACCTtatcagaaaaggaaaactaaCCCTAATCCATAGCAGAGAAATATGTAAGATGCAACTAAAAGAAGTTTTTAAACTAATCAGCTCTAtgcaaaacagtatttttatctGGAGAACCTTTAAACTGTGTGAGTGTGAGTCAGATTGTTATTATGTACAATCTTGATCATTACATAACAGCTGAGAatgaaaaaccaaacccaaacataCATTTAACaggatatatttttaaataatttcttcattaaGGTTTTTAATGCATGTGTACatgaaaatttatattaaaaaattaaaaaggaaaatcttgtTTAGAATAACTCTGAAGTGCACAAATATTGACAAAAgctaacagaaaaaataatacagCTCTGCTTTTTTATTAAGTAGTGTTGCAATTACTTAGAGCTGGCAAATAAATGCAATCCTCTGAGTTTTAGAGATTCTCACAAAAAGGACAACATTTTATTATATACATAATTCTGATGTGCAAGTATGCAATCAATATGTACACTTACATTCCTAACTGTTTACATCGTTCTAGAGTATTCACAGTAGAGTCAAGCTTAAGGTTAGAAATGTGAAAAGGCCAttaacagtgaaagaaaaaaataaaccaagatATGCCTTGGGattttaagacattttaaaCTACTTGTTAATAGATTTCAGATGACTAAGCTAGAATTTAATTTTGGAGCAGACTAAAAATATagttcttttttaaataaacagtaATGCAAGTATGCTTGTAAATGGTTCCACAGATGGCAGTATGACCACAAGCATTGCCCATCAGTCTGATTGTGAAGCACTGCCACGGCCCCAGCGAGCCCTGCTGGCAGacaccctgctcctcccacTCCAGTGACTGTGTCTGCTGCACTTCTGCATATTCGTGTGCATTCCCAGGCCTACTTTGCTcttgaagaaagaaaaccagtttCCTTAAGCCACATCCCTTTACGTGGCCATGTCTACTGCTCGCTGTTCATAGGATGTATAAAAGAGAATGTAAGCAGCTGAGGACTTCACCGAGGACGCCGAGATCTCGGACACTTCGTGGTCATCAAACTTAAACCAGCGCTGCTTTGAAGCGTTTTTGCAGTAGGCTGTGTAGTGCCCCCCGTCCAGCCCACCgtaatgattctgtgaatgtAAGGCAAGGGTTAGTGGCCTTCAAAGCTGCCATTTCTTCCCTGCTTAGGGAAATCATCTAGAATGTGAAATTTTTACTAAATTGTTCTTTTTCAGAACGCAACTTAATCTGTAACTACAATGCAGCCTGGCTGAATCACAACAGGCCACCCTGAGTCCTGGCATAAAGTGCAGCTGGAGTTTGAAACGTGACTGGTTACTCACCGATACTGAGAACAGATTGTATCTCTTCAAGGAAGTCTTTGGACCAATAACATACTGAGAGAGGTCAAGAGTTTCCAGTGGAAAATCTACTGAAGTTTGAAGCTTTTGTTTCCATCTTCCATCATAGGAAAATCTAGAGAATTAAAAAGCACCATGAAAAGCTACAGGCTGTTCACAAGCTATTCCACTGTATTAAGcatgtttgttttccctgtttttaacCAGGATGTGATCTCAACTAAAGCCCCCAGTTCTGTTAACATTTGCTCATGTGTCTCTTAGCAAAAATAACAAGAAATCACTTGTGAAAGTGCCTTGGGAGTTACAGCCTTATAAAAGAAGCATCAGATGAAAATCAAATTCTTGCAACATTACAACTGGTAATGTATCTGTGACCTTCTCTAAGGTAAAATGCTCAGCCACTACCATGGAACAATCCAGTTCCATCAAAGCCTGGTCATTTAATCCCCAGTAATATCCACCAATCGCCATTTCCTTACCGTTTCAAGTGCACAAGAAGAACAGGTGGTAATTTccaaatttctatttttttcaaagaatccCTTCGAGTTTTGCAATGGCTACAGTAAAATCTATTGTTATCAGTGAGCTTTTCTTCTTTGGAGAACAATCTAAGgcattcctaaaaaaaaatacagagattgTGAATGGTAGGTGTTTTTGCAAGTATAACAAAAATGCTTGTTTCCCATTTGGTTGTTAGCCTGCATTGGTTATCTACATCCTACATTTCACTGAGGAAAAGTGACTTAAATCTACGTGTGGAAGCAAGTTTTACTGCAGATATTAATTAGTGTCCTTCAAAATGTACAgacaatattttgtttaaaaccaCAGAATACTTACATTGTGACCTACCAAAGCAAGTAATATACATGCTGCTGTTGCAGCTTCAGTATTTCCATCCTGCTTCTAACTTAAAACTTTTAAGGGATGACCTATTTCTTTAAACTTTagaagaattgaaaaaaaaccgCAGATTCGGTTCTGTTCACGTTTCAGGTCAATGCAAATTAAGCAGAATGCTGACCAACCCCTTCAAGCagagggtgagcagcagcagcatcacaatCAAGtgccagctggcactgcaggagcagtttctctgtttctctccaGTTGCCCTTACCTGCAGAGTGCATTTGCTGGAGGATGCAAGTGGCAATGACAGATACATGAAAGCCTCGAAGGTTCGGGACCTCTTGTGACACGTCAGACACTGCACGGTGGATTTGAACTGCCCTTGGAACAGTGCCACAATGATGGACTCGTTGAGCTGCTTGTGTTTGTGCCAGGCTATTTCTGCTGCACTTGAGTCATCCAGGTGATCgttattttcttccttgtatCTTTTCCTGTTGTCAGCCTGGATAGCAGAAGTTTAAATATGACAGCAATTTATTAATATGTATGTAAGTCAGAAATCTCACACAGGCAAGGATATGATTGATTATTCACAAGAATATTTAAACATGTCAGTGTTGCCATCCAGTTCTTGTCTAGTGAGGCTTCTTCTGTGACTCCCTCCACCACCTTATACCTACTACTTCAGAATTCCTACTTCAATTCTGAATAATCACATTTCTTTCTATACAAGGTTGCAGTACCATAATCTTATGGAATaggaaagtattttaaaaatttctcttgATCTTCTGACAGATATATAATTTGTTTTAAGTGTATTGCTTACTTTATTTAGGTCCTCATGCAAGCCATCCATTAGAAAGAGAAGCAATTCTTGGGAGTCCTGTTGGCTATATCCTGCAAATTGGTCATTAATTTTCCCAATTGTAATTTTGAAGTCTTTTGGACTGATATATTTATACTGTCCTGCCCATAAAGCTTTCATTATTACACCAAACTCTTCAGCCACTTCACCTTTATGCCCCAGGAAATTTGACCtataaaataagaaacaaaaaaaaatctgagccATTCAAATAACTGGGTTTTAATATGAATGTTTTTAATTCAAAACATGATcccaattttaaaatatttctttagacTAAGGAAAACTGGCTATTAGACTGAGTTAAATTTTCATCTGTGTCAGCCCTGTAATTTGGTACCATATTCCAGATGGAAGGTACAGTATGTTTTGTGAACTATTTAAATATTCAGTTTGGTTTTAAGATACTCTAGCACACATGTATTTTATGAATGTGGTGACCATAATTTAATTATCACAGTCCAGTAAAACCTATTTAGTGACACACATGAATTTTGAAAATGCCGTCAAGGTACCTAAAGTTACCATTTGCCTCCTACTTAAAAAAATAGCCCCATTAAGTCATCTTATCTTCTTGAATTGGCAAGTATAAAGGCAGGTGAGAGATTGTTACCTGTTAATATCAGCTTGATACAAGTTTCTGTTGAAATACTCAGCCAGGTGAGGAGCATTGCACAGACACTGCAATATGGAATTCATGTAGCAAGTGTTCCCTAGATTACGAAGTCCTGTCAGAGCTGGTCCCGATCCCCCAAACACGGGATTGAGATTGCGAATCTGCGATGCAGAGAGCCTGGAAATTTCTGCTTTAGTGTAACATGCAGGTCTAcaagcaaaaaattattttttaggaGTTTCAGACTTGATAAAGTTGTTCACATAAACCAACAGACAGCACACCTCACCCCACCACCCACAGGGACTGGACCATCCTGGCACCAAACACCACCATTTAGGGTACTCAAAACCAGCCAATGCAACAGTGAGAAATCCATATACACTGCCCTATAATGAGGCTGAGTTTTAGGCACCATCAGCTGTGAGATTgatatattttcttcctttatttctttaattcaCAGATGAAGAATTAGCTGTTTAATACAGTCTAAAATGTGAAAACTTGCATTTCACAAACTGTCAGAAGACAGACTTTTAGTATGATAACACAAATAACAGAACTTAAAAAGCAACTGTCATCCAATTAATAGACTGTAACCTCTGAAATTCCTGCTAATACATAACTATGATGAGAGAACTGCTCTATACATTGAACTTCTAGCAGTGAAATTTCAGTCTATTACTCATGCATCCTTCAAACCCACTTAGAAAACAGTAAGGAATTTCAGCTGGTTAAACACAAAGAAAGTCCTTTGTGCTGTCATACTGCCTGAGCTGTGATCTAAGTTATCCAGCAAACATACTTATTGTCACGATTGACTGCAGGAGTGACAGGAATTCTTTTCTTGTCTTCCTCCTGGATGGCCTGGGTGATATCTGGGGACGAGTAGGAGCGCTTGAGCTTGGAGTGTTCCCTCTCGCGCTCAGCTGCCACCTTGGCCTTGGCTTTGCGCGTGGGAGGGGTGGATGGAGgagtggctgcaggagccatttctggTGGGTACATCTGAACAGTGTTGGTTGGTGAGTGATAGTAACGATAGGTTCCAGTGATGTCATCCAGgaacttgggggaaaaaaaacaaatagttTCAAACTCAAGTGAAAATCCATCATTAACTTACCTATTAACAACAGCACGAGGTTTTCAGACATTGGGATATTAAGTTGTGACTGGCCTCAACATTCAATGGATTAAATTTAGTAGAAGGGGAATTTTCACCAAAATGCCTATTAAACAGCAAAAACCAGGAACAGCAGATGAACTGTCCTAGTTTCATTacaaataatattaaaattcagaaagtAAATGTGTGAAAGTTAAAggggagtaaaaaaaaaatgaaacaagatCTAACTTAGAAGTAAGACACAGCTGAAATACAGGACAAAACGACACAGAAcagtttaattttcatttcagaagagGAGTTACCTTTACCCaacctgcaggcagccctgggacTATCCTTCCCATTTCCTCACTTCGTGCTCTCATTAATGGCTCCCGCTGGGACTAataaacaaagagaaaagtaaGGTATGTACAGTTCCCTATGCACAGCAACGAGCTGCCTGTGACTTCTCTATGGAGTTACATGATTCAGTGCAAACAGTACAATAAATCCTTGATTACagatagaaataaaatgtattgtAATGGTAATTTAGTATTTTCTATTGCTCAATCTAAACAAAAAACACAGGAACctaaacaaaacattttctgacaCATTccaaaaaaacaagaaacaaaccaaCCATTTAGTCTCATGAAAGTCATAAAACtcaattttttccctgaagaatcAGGAAACAGTAGGAGTATAAGCTTCTGTTAAATTCATAAGGCTgagcttttttctctcttaaagcAGCACTTGAAGGTGTGTGCATGAGATGATGAATGCATGGAGAATGTTTGTTAGTGCCACCAGAAACACATCAAGACTTCTAATGGAAGtttcaagtatttttcattcacatttgacaagtgaaaaaaagcaaatgaacaCTGTGAACATGGCATAGTCTTAAGATGGTgactttaaaaactgaaatgaaatggaGTTTAACATAATAATCATAAAGCATCTGTGCTTAATTATTTTGACTACATACAATACATTTGTATTTACTTTAAGTCTTTCAGTATCTTGTTCAGAATCCTCTCTAAGGGGTCCTGGCTTTTGAGCTTCACTGTCTGGTTGTCCTTTAACCCCCATTTGCTgcaaaagattttgaaagaAGGCTTCAATTTTCATCTGGCATGTCAGTAAAGAATGCTGATAAAGCAGAGTTACACTTTCTTTTTCGGTTGTTAAATGCACGTACCACAACAAAGTGGTTAAAGCAGGTGATTTTTGTTCCTTCTGCATACTCTAGACAATTCACTGGAATAGTTTTTGAAACTGAATGTTGTATCACAGTTTGTTCTGTAGTTTCAAcagctcagaaataaaatgcagataTTCCACCTATGCTACTTTCCACCCTAAAAGTTGTGGGGTTTATAATTTGTTGTTAAACTtcaggcttttttcccttttgctccTCACTTATCAAACCTCTCCATGGAAAAGGCAAACTGTGAAGCCAACAAGAATTTGGTTGATCACAGGCCATCATTTTGGGATTATGTGACGTTTCTCTGTCAGTCAAAAGCTCATGAATGACTGTGCTAAATTTGCACaggaagatttatttttgcttttttgtgcaTCTGGATTAAACGAACATCAGAATATGATCAAATCACAACTGCAAtcacaaaagcagagaaaaatatcCTAATTCAACTTCTTGAGAAGTGGTTGTAAAGACATCAGTTCCATTGTTAACTTGCAAGTGGCTCTAGTTCTATGATCAGTTGATTTGTACATTGAgaaattttgcagtttttttcaagaatgaggaaagaaagaacTGTGAcactcctcccttccccccaaGGTTTGGTACCGGACTGTTTTCAGCAAAAATCCTAGATGAGGATGTTGCTTTGCTTCCTGTGCCAGGTAACAAAATCCTGTTCTGTCAGTGTTTCTACAGCTGGGGGCACTAAAGGGTTCCTTATGACACCACTGCGTCCTTAACACCACATACAGCACCAAGCTGGCACAAAAGATTAAATACCACCAGGCTTCTATTTTGGAAACAGAGGGTTGCAGTCTATGAACCATCATCCCTTCTAGCTCCACGTGAGTGGGAAGTTTTGTTATCCCTGGGGATTACATGCTGCCCTCCTACAAGAAAGAAACAAGCTtgtcttgggggaaaaaaatctctttgtgtCTTGGTTTTAACTCTCTCCTCTACTTTAAAGTAAAATGTGGTCTAAATACACATCCAATTACATATTTCAAATTGCTAGATTAAACTGGACTATTCAGAATGATTTAAGTGCATAACTACTTCAACATGTGatgatgattttcttttcactgaCCTTGCCTGGAACAGTCACAAAGGTCTGAGATGCATCACCCAGTGCCCGTTTCTGTGTTTCTGGTGTTCGagttcccttttctctttcttccatgGATATTTTGTCACTCTCAATCCTTTTTGCACCAATGTTTTCtggttcatttttattttgcttttttgcttctactgcttctctgtgtgctctttcttgttccttttcctcctgctctctttttatttgttcatcCCTCTCCTTCTGCTCTCTGTCCTCTTTAGATTGCTGTAGCTTTTCTTTgtgttccttctccttctgttcctcttttgccttttgttcttgttctttttcttttcgttcttgttcttctttttctctcctgagcctctctctctgttcctgctgctgcctctcccgCAGTTCCTTTTCCCGTCTGTTTTTCTCTAACAGAGCAGCAGTTTCTGCATGGACCcgacttttttcttcttctgtcagAGTGCTCCTCCCATCATGCACAGGCTTTGTGGAGCGGTCTGGAACTATTCTTCCACTCTCACCAGACTGGCTGTCACTGATTGTACTTGCAGGTTTTGCTCTGTTATCACCGAGGATTTTTAGTGAAGGCTTTTTAGAACGATCCACCTGTAACACAGGTGCAGAACACAGAGTGCAGAACAATTCACTACAGCTACTACTACTCTCTTTGCTAAGCTCTTCCTAAGTGAGATTTGTAAGAGAATAAAGATTATATCAAGTTGACTTCAGCCAGAGAGAGAGATCTTTCAATTTCATTACATCTTCTCATTCAAAGTGCTTGTTAGTAAAATTAGGTATTCATTCCAGGTATGAACTAATAAACAAGCCCTGAAGAACCATAAGGACAGCATTATGCACTGATTACCACAGCCCTCTATTTTTGACCTTTCAAAGGTAAACATTTTAGGGCAATCAGGCAGCCTAATTTGGGCTTGGCCCTCTCAATCATGTGACAAAGCACATGTTTAAGGCAGATCTGCTTGATGGGAAGGGGTATTTAAGAATGGCTTATGCTCAACTGTTGCCAGTAGGTTGTTTTTGAGGCTGGAGTGAGTGctctgaagaaataaaacctcATCTGGTTCAGGGACAAACAGAAATAAGATCTCTAAATTTTACAGTATAGGGTCTCTTGAATGAGATCTATATTAAAGGCTGCATCTAGAAAATGAAGAGCTTTTAGCCATGTCTACTAAGGTAAGTACTATTTTAGTGTAAGAATTCTACAAAGGTGTTTTTATAAAGTCTTATTCACgtgaaaggaagaaacaaattCCTATACTTTCACTACTGGGCCCAGAGTGACAAAACAcctaaatgttttattatttgaatGAAGATGCAGTGGCTGGAAATCAGACCTGTGGAACAGCTAAGGTAAACCATGGCTTGTCCTCTCTGTATTTCATCCTATGTTGCTTTAAGTAGAAAGGTTACTTATAAACTTTCTGAATTAGTGATCAATTGCTGACCTTGAGTTTCTCACATGCTCATGTAAAAACATTTATGAAAAGTTCTGCTATTCTGTTGAGTGTATTTAGTTTCATATAATTCTGTAGATCAGTTACCACAACTTTACAGACCACCAAGAGTCTCTGTACCAATATACTCATGTACAAGGCTTAAACAAATGTATTATGTTTACTTGTGGATTTTGAGTTCTGGGTGTGGTGGGTCTCTAACACATTAACCATATACTAactgaaaaaaaggaacaggTCAAAAAGCTTACCTCAGGGATACTTCTTGTAACTGACATGGGATTAACTACAAAGGAACTGTCAGATTTTGGAACAGCAGCATCTTGTATGTTTGGTCTGTTAAGTGATTTTAGTCTCTCTTCCAAATTATCTcccatttcttcattttcagcaaCAACAGGTAGCACAGGAGCTGGCTCTTCCAGAGATGGATATGTAAAATCCACTGCAggaggggggacaggagggaacCATAAGAGAATtctcaaaacaaaagcaaaataaactctCCATTCCAATTCAAAATTTAGCTTTTAGCCATAACAAGACTTTGCTAAAAACACCTGAATGAATGAAAGACTCATCCAGTAAGCACAAATGCTTGCTGGAGTGTTATCCTTTGTACTTACAAGAAACAGTCACTGCTTCAGTCCTGCCATGCTGGGGTGGAGTTACTCTAGCATTTGTTGTGTACTGGGGAAAACAAAGGAGCCAGTTTTCATAACCTCCCTCTAGAATTAAAGGTTCATTCTGCAGGATGGTTTTGCTTTCCCACTGCatggaaaaaaagtttaaagttaattgatttaaaaatagaaagtaaGCTTTTACAGCTTAATAGTATTGTTTAAATTCCTGTGCCTAGACATATAGAGAttgttttttgagatttttaaacAAGAATTAATGGTTGCAAAAACAGGGATCCTCTCTGTGTTTGGAGAATGCGCAGCACAGCTGGTTCCTGGCTTTACCTACAACAGGGTGTGAATATTTCCAGTAGAAAAGAACCACTTACTGCTACTTCACATAACAATCTTCCAtgcagaaaagtatttttattacagTATTTGCTTCAGTTTCTTATCTGGTATGTTTGCTGAGGGATTAGTGATTTAGAAAGCATAACACTGACTTTCTGAAACCCCTTGAGAGTTCAGGGTTCAGActgccctcctcctgctgtcctCAGTACTTGTTCAGTACTAGTACAGGAACAAGACAGTCTAGAGAACAGTCTCTAAAGCAATTAAGGAGAATTGCTGAACTATCTCTGAACCCCAGTCCTGAATGTCAAGGTAACAGAAAGATTTGCAGTCTTTCACAAGAGCCACCACTGTACAGAGGAGGGACAACACAGCCACAGAGAATTTGACTTGAATGTTGGGCGTCTGCTCACTGTGGAGTCTATAAGCTTCCTGCACTGATGAAACtcaaatttaaattaatgtttATCTAACAGTTATatccagaaatgcagaaaagttaactgtgctgaaaatatttctggagcCTGCTTCATTGCAGCCCCTCCACTGTAGGAAGTACCTGGGCTGATAGGACTGCAGTGTAGGTGGCCAACCAGTTTCCAGGGATAAAGAATTACTGTTGCTAATTTGAGAGAGAAGGTGACTGCTCCTGGGAAACAGGACTAAAAGTATTTTCCCAAAGAACTGTAAGTTCATGAGCTGCTTGTTGAGGAAGTGAGTTGAATCATTCTGCTGTTTACCTGTTTAATAAATTATACTGTCATCTACTAGAGTACAGTATGAAACTTCAAACTACAGTTCTGCTATCAAAACAAGCAAGCTTTGAAAACTCAAGCAAGTGTCATTAAATATAAGTGCTTCAAGGCCTTATTTACTAAgatgaattaattaataaattaaaagatgAAATTTGCCAACCTTAAAAAGTGCATCTTTCAGGCTCTGTAGAGTTGTTCCCAGCTTTAAGTCTTCAGCAGAACTAAACCAGTCTAGCAGTATAACATAATGGAACTGTCCTCTCCTC from the Zonotrichia leucophrys gambelii isolate GWCS_2022_RI chromosome 10, RI_Zleu_2.0, whole genome shotgun sequence genome contains:
- the USP8 gene encoding ubiquitin carboxyl-terminal hydrolase 8 isoform X2, translating into MPAVASVPKELYLSTSLKDLNKKTEVKPEKTSTKSYVQSALKIFKAAEESRLDGDEEKAYILYMKYVAVYNLIRKRPDFKQQQDYFHSILGPTNLKKALDEAEILSDSLKLRYEEAEVRKKLEERDRQELQKKQEPKDDGKSSAKNSSESAVDSKGKSQRINGETKHSLERKDQSDSLSGAVTPERLFAMMSDKNIELLIMDARKSKDYQESCIPKSISVPEEAIHPGDTAYLIEARLPEESRDAWKRRGQFHYVILLDWFSSAEDLKLGTTLQSLKDALFKWESKTILQNEPLILEGGYENWLLCFPQYTTNARVTPPQHGRTEAVTVSLDFTYPSLEEPAPVLPVVAENEEMGDNLEERLKSLNRPNIQDAAVPKSDSSFVVNPMSVTRSIPEVDRSKKPSLKILGDNRAKPASTISDSQSGESGRIVPDRSTKPVHDGRSTLTEEEKSRVHAETAALLEKNRREKELRERQQQEQRERLRREKEEQERKEKEQEQKAKEEQKEKEHKEKLQQSKEDREQKERDEQIKREQEEKEQERAHREAVEAKKQNKNEPENIGAKRIESDKISMEEREKGTRTPETQKRALGDASQTFVTVPGKSQREPLMRARSEEMGRIVPGLPAGWVKFLDDITGTYRYYHSPTNTVQMYPPEMAPAATPPSTPPTRKAKAKVAAEREREHSKLKRSYSSPDITQAIQEEDKKRIPVTPAVNRDNKPACYTKAEISRLSASQIRNLNPVFGGSGPALTGLRNLGNTCYMNSILQCLCNAPHLAEYFNRNLYQADINRSNFLGHKGEVAEEFGVIMKALWAGQYKYISPKDFKITIGKINDQFAGYSQQDSQELLLFLMDGLHEDLNKADNRKRYKEENNDHLDDSSAAEIAWHKHKQLNESIIVALFQGQFKSTVQCLTCHKRSRTFEAFMYLSLPLASSSKCTLQECLRLFSKEEKLTDNNRFYCSHCKTRRDSLKKIEIWKLPPVLLVHLKRFSYDGRWKQKLQTSVDFPLETLDLSQYVIGPKTSLKRYNLFSVSNHYGGLDGGHYTAYCKNASKQRWFKFDDHEVSEISASSVKSSAAYILFYTSYEQRAVDMAT
- the USP8 gene encoding ubiquitin carboxyl-terminal hydrolase 8 isoform X1, with the translated sequence MPAVASVPKELYLSTSLKDLNKKTEVKPEKTSTKSYVQSALKIFKAAEESRLDGDEEKAYILYMKYVAVYNLIRKRPDFKQQQDYFHSILGPTNLKKALDEAEILSDSLKLRYEEAEVRKKLEERDRQELQKKQEPKDDGKSSAKNSSESAVDSKGKSQRINGETKHSLERKDQSDSLSGAVTPERLFAMMSDKNIELLIMDARKSKDYQESCIPKSISVPEEAIHPGDTAYLIEARLPEESRDAWKRRGQFHYVILLDWFSSAEDLKLGTTLQSLKDALFKWESKTILQNEPLILEGGYENWLLCFPQYTTNARVTPPQHGRTEAVTVSLDFTYPSLEEPAPVLPVVAENEEMGDNLEERLKSLNRPNIQDAAVPKSDSSFVVNPMSVTRSIPEVDRSKKPSLKILGDNRAKPASTISDSQSGESGRIVPDRSTKPVHDGRSTLTEEEKSRVHAETAALLEKNRREKELRERQQQEQRERLRREKEEQERKEKEQEQKAKEEQKEKEHKEKLQQSKEDREQKERDEQIKREQEEKEQERAHREAVEAKKQNKNEPENIGAKRIESDKISMEEREKGTRTPETQKRALGDASQTFVTVPGKQMGVKGQPDSEAQKPGPLREDSEQDTERLKSQREPLMRARSEEMGRIVPGLPAGWVKFLDDITGTYRYYHSPTNTVQMYPPEMAPAATPPSTPPTRKAKAKVAAEREREHSKLKRSYSSPDITQAIQEEDKKRIPVTPAVNRDNKPACYTKAEISRLSASQIRNLNPVFGGSGPALTGLRNLGNTCYMNSILQCLCNAPHLAEYFNRNLYQADINRSNFLGHKGEVAEEFGVIMKALWAGQYKYISPKDFKITIGKINDQFAGYSQQDSQELLLFLMDGLHEDLNKADNRKRYKEENNDHLDDSSAAEIAWHKHKQLNESIIVALFQGQFKSTVQCLTCHKRSRTFEAFMYLSLPLASSSKCTLQECLRLFSKEEKLTDNNRFYCSHCKTRRDSLKKIEIWKLPPVLLVHLKRFSYDGRWKQKLQTSVDFPLETLDLSQYVIGPKTSLKRYNLFSVSNHYGGLDGGHYTAYCKNASKQRWFKFDDHEVSEISASSVKSSAAYILFYTSYEQRAVDMAT